The window ttgcaatgccagacagctactggtcagtcgggaatcaatttggagtgggcaaatctactgtggggactgctgtgatgcaagtagccaaagcaatcattaagctgctgctacgaaaggttgtgactctggaaaacgtgcaggtcatagtggatggctttgcagcaatgggattccctaactgtggggggatgatagatggaacccatatccgtatcttggcaccggagcaccagggcacccagtacataaaccgcaaggggtacttttcaatggtgctgcaagcactggtggatcacaagggacgtttcaccaacatccacgtgggatggccaggaagggttcatgacgcttgcgtcttcaggaacattagtctgtttaaatggctgcagcaagggaattatttcccagaccagaaaataacagttggggatgttgaaatgcctgtagttatcctgggggacccagcctactccttgatgccatggctcatgaagccatgcacaggcagcctggacagtagtcaggagttgttcaactacaggctgagcaagtgcaaaatggtggtagaatgtgcatttgaccgtttaaaggtgcgctcgtgcacattactgactcgctcagacctcagccaaaccaatgtcccctttgttattgctgcttgctgtgtgctccacaatctgtgtgagagtaagggggagacctttatggcggggtgggaggctgaggcaaatcacctagccgctgattacgcgcagccagacaccagggcgattaaaagagcacaccaggaagtggtgcgcatcagagaagctttgaaaacgagtttcatcacgggccagagTATGGTGTAACTGTTgcgtttgtttccccttgatgaaccccccacttgattgactccttccctgtaagcaacccaccctcccccttcgattacagcttgcttaaggaaataaagtcacgaTCGTTTAAAactcatgtattctttattaaaaagtcattataaaaagaaggagagaaatgacaaggtatcctgggtgtggtttgggaggaggacaggagggaaggaaaaggctactaaaaacatttcaatgtaacgacagccttttggttgggttATCCACGGGAGTGGAGTGAGCGGGtacacgaagccttcccccacgtgttcttacatgtctgggtgaggaagatatggaacatggtgagtggtgagggtggttacacaggggctgcagctgcactctgtgatcccgctgctcttcctgaagctccaccagatgtcagaggatgtcagtttgatcacgcagcagccccagcgttgcatcccgccaccgcatatcttcctgcctacacctctgatcttccttttgccacctctcatctcgagcgtccctcctgtcctcacattcactggcatctttcctgtaacttgataccacgtccttccactcattcagatgagctctttcattgcgggtcacttccatgatttccgagaacatttcgtctcgcgtcttctttttcctccgccttatctgagatagccttcgagatggagtagggagacttgaaaaatatgcacctgcatgagggagggaaaaaagggagagaagtatttaaaaagatacattttacagaacaatggttatactctttcacagtgaacaacactattcaccttacatagcacatgtgatttcactacaaggtcacattttgcatcttaatattgagtgcctgcggctctggtgttacagatctcacatacgcaggcccgggcatcagaattcagcttgcatgcggccatggaaagtcattgtctttcggcttctgtagccttcatatacacagtgccctcctttcccaaaaaccaagcaaatcccgttcagtgatgcttctttcctgttaacatgcagcagcagaagccaccccccactccaattctgtgggatgatcgctttacccttcctcccaccacatggctggtatcatggaagatcactgctaatcacccccctttccctcccccaccaccacgtggctggtatcagggaagatccctgatagccaaacgtgaaaaagctcagcgctatttccctccccccgcttggctacgagcaaggaaggatttcttttaagcaacaggcaagcagcccagtaggaatggccatctctgtccccttacttaaattcctgaatttcaactaggttaccatgaacgatatcactctcctgaggataacacagcgagataaagaacggatgtttcttgaatgccagcaatcactgggaccatacacagctatgctttgtcatgcaatgatacccgattacttgctacatgcatggcgtggtaaagtgtcctaccatggtggatggaacaaggctgccttgcccagaaaccttctgcaaaggcttttggagtacctccaggagcgcttcatggagatgtccctggaggatttctgctccatccccagacatgttaacaaacttttccagtaactttactggtcgcgaatgcatcccaagccctcatggcaaatcaatcattaaaaaacgcttgcttttaaaccatgttttatatttacaaaggtacactcaccagaggtcacttccatggcttcactgtctgggctagtggcttgggagggctgggagggtaattccgtctgggccacaaaaagctcctggctgttggggctaacggagtgctgtgtgcgctctgcaaggtcgtccttctcctcctcatcttccccctccgcagaatcctcagccatggttgagattacaacccccaccttggaattcctggacaggggtggggtagtggtggcacagccccctaaaattgcatgcagctcagcgtagaagcggcatgtttttggccctgacctggaccttccgtttgctgctttggttttctggtaggcttgt of the Gopherus flavomarginatus isolate rGopFla2 chromosome 1, rGopFla2.mat.asm, whole genome shotgun sequence genome contains:
- the LOC127055145 gene encoding uncharacterized protein LOC127055145, coding for MMEKGHTRDSVQCRVKVKELRQAYQKTKAANGRSRSGPKTCRFYAELHAILGGCATTTPPLSRNSKVGVVISTMAEDSAEGEDEEEKDDLAERTQHSVSPNSQELFVAQTELPSQPSQATSPDSEAMEVTSGAYFSSLPTPSRRLSQIRRRKKKTRDEMFSEIMEVTRNERAHLNEWKDVVSSYRKDASECEDRRDARDERWQKEDQRCRQEDMRWRDATLGLLRDQTDIL